In a genomic window of Arcticibacter tournemirensis:
- a CDS encoding PorP/SprF family type IX secretion system membrane protein: protein MKRFFTVLVFLVHNIAFAQDHIYSQFYNSPNYLNPALNGQFEGDLRMNLIYRNQWSGVPGGLDYFTFSVDYTVPKLNGGLGFLATSSNEGTAYLRKLNLSGIYSYSVSFEEAVLSFGVQAGFTKRKIDYGRIVFGDQIDALTGIIPGSVTDATVPAMNNKYFFDAGAGINLVAGKFMIGTSAQHINKPNESFTGLKATLPMRLNGHVSYRLPLDRYDEETGPVVIPSIVFYKQAESKLLSTGFQYKYKAANVGLWYRSESGTKGDAVVLSLIFDLFVKKDMYDKVRMGVSHDATLSKLQYGNTAGSTEGALSYETTFPNRNSAASEYRNSSGNRCYDFY from the coding sequence ATGAAGCGCTTCTTTACCGTACTCGTATTTTTGGTGCATAATATAGCATTTGCGCAGGATCATATCTATTCGCAGTTTTATAACTCCCCTAACTATTTAAATCCCGCCTTAAATGGACAGTTTGAAGGAGACCTTCGAATGAACCTGATCTACCGGAATCAGTGGAGTGGTGTGCCTGGAGGGCTGGATTATTTTACCTTTTCAGTGGATTACACCGTGCCAAAGCTGAACGGGGGATTGGGGTTTCTCGCCACGAGCTCTAATGAGGGAACAGCGTATCTGAGAAAATTAAACCTCTCCGGAATTTACTCTTACAGCGTGTCTTTTGAAGAAGCGGTTCTTTCTTTTGGCGTTCAGGCGGGATTTACGAAGCGGAAGATCGATTATGGGCGTATTGTGTTTGGTGATCAGATTGACGCTCTCACGGGTATTATCCCTGGCTCTGTCACCGATGCTACTGTGCCGGCGATGAATAATAAATATTTTTTCGATGCGGGAGCCGGAATTAACCTTGTCGCCGGGAAATTTATGATTGGAACCTCTGCCCAACATATAAACAAGCCCAACGAATCGTTTACGGGGTTAAAGGCGACATTGCCGATGAGGCTCAACGGGCATGTGAGTTATCGGCTGCCATTGGATCGTTACGATGAGGAAACAGGGCCCGTTGTTATACCCTCTATTGTTTTTTATAAACAAGCCGAATCAAAGTTATTAAGCACAGGCTTCCAATATAAATATAAAGCAGCCAATGTGGGTCTATGGTATCGCAGTGAGTCGGGTACTAAAGGTGATGCTGTAGTACTTTCTCTCATCTTTGATCTTTTTGTCAAAAAGGACATGTATGATAAAGTGCGAATGGGGGTAAGTCACGACGCGACCTTATCTAAACTTCAGTATGGCAATACCGCCGGATCAACAGAGGGAGCGCTGAGCTATGAGACCACTTTTCCTAACAGGAACTCGGCTGCCTCGGAGTATCGCAACAGTTCGGGCAACAGATGTTACGATTTTTACTGA
- a CDS encoding cold-shock protein, whose protein sequence is MKKEGTVKFFNVTKGFGFIAQSDDRNDVFVHSTGLIDEVRENDKVSFDVESGPKGLNAVNVQVI, encoded by the coding sequence ATGAAAAAAGAAGGAACAGTGAAGTTCTTTAATGTAACTAAAGGATTCGGATTTATCGCACAGAGCGATGATCGCAACGATGTTTTTGTTCATTCGACAGGACTGATCGACGAAGTTCGCGAAAACGATAAAGTTTCGTTTGATGTGGAAAGTGGCCCTAAAGGCCTTAATGCGGTAAATGTACAAGTAATTTAA
- a CDS encoding PKD domain-containing protein: MRRFVAVLLVFFTFYLGLCVDCKAQIAFGTIDPGPYGPGSNITVPLTVSGFKAGNRFELWMYDSGGNLVSYSPIGTFDGHYTTFINGVIPETTMPGNGYMIRVKSSNPEVMVDYTGIKITDKPGPKIKISPLEEKNLLKTDLIYGFCQNIQDGNVLTLADSSASAVTVTGLLFDDYDKLKSPESFTVSPDGLLDIILGKSYYTARLRSELNGVVSTKSYVILNVDFTLNLQASGSQIVCLKYPIDPNNESEKLGYSVIIDSEKGIAKNYPGLLYNFDWGDDVIEHFTKEDLIARGGVVKHHYNESSCSEPPVMIYPPVYNSYTANISISAGFCIGAAPQFTSYPKVYLLPKADFVVPSVGGCVTKDVTFINTTIPGMSPNSSGTGCTDLTTYKWYIKKSTETSWHIKSAAQNFTFQFPEVGTYNIKLVASNNSCSPTEIIKDICISELPVPDFEFTQSSACNSALITTVNHTNVANLCSKHYLWQVIDSLSGVAVSDGITFLDKDTSDAPRINVAKPGSYILRLTVTNSCSDVVLDKPFMIAGGLAVTQPVEAKICKGIPVVIDFATEERVMPMYEGFGRNKTYQWTVTGGSYEFIGGSDKDPFPVIKFNEVGKKYTVSLVYNNECGPAVSSSQDVTLYALVNPDAGSDGVLCDYTPMNKKYVLSATTPNVLNGESGKWTVVSGPSGSLFDDSTKPNATISNLLVGTYKLRWTVSNPGGCEEFEEITLTVYQRATGGSVTCLESPTAKLVCSGSDITLRASGYIQKIIRWEVSTDAINWTPIDNTSDILAYPNIQQTTYFRVQVGGKGYDQGCTNLVASGVLQVKVDLPSIGGTISTAGPTVYCIESSSPGILILKDYRGTSIQWEKSEDNGGSWSLISGASGNSYGYSALLTTTQFRALVKNGECSAEYSDPITITIDPKPTTANAGPDEKLCLNSGLTYQLNGNLPAIGTGIWTQPPGQTAVIDNPGLNNTTVSNLEKGKRYTFLWTINNGTCAGSTSTMNLDVLADIVNSIKSTRLVSCPGEAVTLSTDQLSGGDVPSYVSASYSYSWESSPDKISWTVIPGANQENLTVNPVVTTYYRRTVKSYNSCDVTSEAVEIFINAITPSADAGGDVIICGETSYKLNGNDPGAGFTGTWKEQSGNSLTFTPDTHSPDAVVGNLLPGQTYQLEWRVGGLSPCPDNTSLKSIVVRKPVTTAAVGATVRICLQEDGSNNHVTLSGNAPDAANGETGLWTQTSGVPAHITDPSLFNTEVTGLLPGSYVFEWGIKNDATVGDAGCRESKATLTIEVTAYPVKGLISNGNITVCKGNDPGSLDLTGYSSSDLLQWQSSTDSITFNDIAGANAPSFAPGNMAQTKWYRVRISQASGCLNSIYTDNIKIRVDEPSEGGITTGSVARVCTGVNSVTVSLSGEKGDVVRWEQSGDNFNTWIPVLSTSKSGVFHNLNADTWFRAIVRNGACSEVPSAVTYVQVLPNVTTAIAGDDQYLCNEASATLDGNIAVKGTGSWTKISGPSCLIEDPADPHSKISGLTAGTYIFKWSIENGICDASTDTITIYNYPALTNAITGSVTTCSGQTVHITGGLPTGGNGAYAYQWQWSSDNINWTDLPGEVNRELTSVFTASTWLRRVVKSGPCSLESNTVYIAVQPPLGNNSISSDQVLCAGMPSVQLAGSLPTGGDGIFFYQWQKSLDGTSWSDIAGAVAAVFDPGTLAETTRFRRIVTTSLCNGDQKSISNEVGITVNPLAKAEFTAVRLKSCIPFDLKQVITLIPHDDRVATYQWYVNGVSVGSGKDFPGYILYNDGESATVKLVTDSKFGCGSDSMELTFETVKDVTASFTKDKVVGCGPLSVSFNNTSAPLSRGTYIWDFGNGITSTDIHPAAITFEPNPNHRDTTYVITLKASTGCKETIFTDSVLVHPLPYALFSPNKTWGCSPFEVTFNNQSKAGSNSKYTFDFGDGQTLVKNDVSDVTHTFYTTKTDTVTVRLKVENECGVDSNSYKIVVYPNTVTPQLIIDGDRKFGCAPLTVRFDNHSEGANSFYWDLKDGNTFTTKSAPESITHTFTVPGTYEVSLLATNGCSSATDTEIITVYAQPNANFRFNNGQYCVKDSVQFFSTPETSASYHWDFDDGTTANTANPRHAFARAGKYNVKLTVQQSHPDGSVCSSFTTQEIEILPLPVALFTSNATSLNCAPFKLTVSATPANAAYVEWNFGDPNGNDNILTGHVAEHTFQLPGLYRVKQVAYNASGCMDTIVKTVKITERPTANFSAADTMFCGMSATVSFANQSTYSGTDAVVYKWLVNNRPVSSQKNFSYPFAVPSDAVMPYKFDVKLIAVSTLGCPDTVTHTIQFNPLPKADFDLKTNIACTPFKVEIENKSRYTDEYLWYLDGHLISMEQSPSDIVLTGVGRSYKLKLKTLNSYGCKADSIEKTINTYGRPKAFFTLSDSVSCNGKLEVAITNSSNGAVKYVWDFGDNSPLSNDAAPQHLYGEPGIYKLRLIALNSFCSDTLTRMIRISGKPLSAFVPDVNRGCTLINVAFRNISENALTYIWDFGDGTYSSSKNPAHTFSYLKSPYVVKLVVKGEYGCADTAITTINVSAPPVADFTVLPDSVIKVPEYTFSFKNRSEGTGLKYQWFFGDTKVSTEENPVHTYINNGSHTVRLIVTNAEGCADTLVKIVRIDGVPGTLYVPSGFEPGSLNPSIKTFIPKGSGIAKYSLKIFNKWGRLVWQSDKLTEDGSPAEGWDGTIDGAPASQGVYIWDIKASFLDGSEWKGMKYERGSKNTVGPINLIR, encoded by the coding sequence ATGCGGAGATTTGTAGCTGTACTTCTGGTTTTTTTTACTTTCTATTTAGGACTGTGTGTTGATTGTAAGGCTCAGATTGCATTCGGTACCATTGATCCGGGGCCTTACGGGCCGGGAAGTAATATAACTGTTCCCCTCACAGTTAGCGGATTTAAGGCAGGCAACAGATTTGAATTGTGGATGTACGATTCGGGAGGAAATCTTGTGTCTTATAGTCCTATCGGAACTTTCGACGGACATTATACTACCTTTATAAACGGTGTCATTCCGGAAACCACTATGCCTGGAAATGGCTATATGATCAGGGTGAAAAGTTCAAATCCAGAGGTAATGGTTGACTACACAGGTATCAAGATTACTGATAAACCAGGACCTAAAATAAAAATATCGCCGTTGGAAGAAAAAAATCTTCTGAAGACTGATCTGATATATGGCTTTTGCCAGAATATTCAGGACGGTAACGTATTGACGCTTGCGGATTCGTCGGCATCCGCTGTGACAGTTACAGGATTACTGTTCGATGATTACGACAAGCTGAAGTCGCCAGAAAGTTTTACCGTGTCGCCGGATGGTCTTTTAGATATTATCCTCGGGAAGTCATATTATACAGCACGTTTGAGGTCCGAACTTAATGGAGTTGTATCTACAAAAAGTTATGTTATTTTAAATGTTGATTTTACCCTCAATCTTCAGGCTAGCGGAAGTCAGATTGTATGTTTAAAGTACCCGATTGACCCTAATAACGAAAGCGAGAAATTGGGATATTCAGTTATAATCGATTCCGAGAAAGGTATTGCAAAAAATTACCCCGGCCTTTTATATAATTTTGATTGGGGCGACGATGTTATCGAACATTTCACTAAAGAAGATCTCATTGCAAGGGGTGGAGTGGTAAAGCATCATTATAATGAAAGCTCATGTAGTGAGCCTCCTGTCATGATATATCCTCCGGTGTATAACTCTTACACTGCAAACATATCAATATCTGCGGGTTTTTGTATTGGAGCGGCTCCTCAATTTACCTCTTATCCTAAAGTTTATTTGTTGCCGAAAGCCGACTTCGTTGTTCCATCTGTAGGTGGCTGTGTCACTAAGGATGTGACATTTATAAACACCACTATACCTGGTATGTCGCCGAACTCTTCCGGGACGGGTTGTACTGACTTAACCACGTATAAGTGGTATATAAAGAAAAGCACCGAAACATCCTGGCACATTAAAAGTGCAGCCCAAAACTTTACTTTCCAGTTTCCCGAGGTTGGTACTTATAATATTAAACTTGTGGCGAGCAATAACAGCTGTTCTCCCACAGAGATAATTAAGGATATATGTATTTCAGAGCTCCCTGTCCCTGATTTTGAATTTACACAGTCGTCGGCATGCAATTCGGCTCTGATCACTACGGTGAACCATACAAATGTAGCGAACCTGTGTAGTAAGCATTATTTATGGCAGGTTATCGACTCGTTAAGTGGCGTTGCGGTAAGCGATGGGATCACCTTCCTTGACAAGGATACAAGTGATGCGCCGAGAATTAATGTGGCTAAACCGGGGTCTTATATTTTAAGGTTGACGGTAACAAACTCCTGTAGTGACGTTGTGCTTGATAAGCCGTTCATGATAGCTGGTGGTTTAGCTGTTACTCAACCAGTAGAAGCTAAGATATGTAAAGGTATTCCTGTTGTCATAGATTTCGCAACAGAAGAAAGGGTAATGCCAATGTATGAGGGTTTCGGGAGGAACAAGACGTATCAATGGACAGTTACGGGAGGAAGCTATGAGTTTATTGGTGGTTCTGATAAAGATCCTTTTCCGGTGATAAAGTTTAATGAGGTTGGAAAGAAATACACCGTATCGCTAGTGTATAATAACGAGTGCGGACCTGCTGTCAGCAGTAGTCAAGATGTTACGCTATACGCTTTGGTAAATCCTGACGCAGGATCGGATGGAGTATTGTGTGACTACACTCCGATGAATAAAAAATATGTGTTAAGTGCCACGACTCCAAATGTTTTAAATGGAGAATCTGGCAAATGGACCGTAGTTTCAGGGCCTTCTGGTTCTCTATTTGATGATTCAACCAAACCAAATGCCACAATATCCAATTTGCTGGTTGGTACCTATAAATTGAGATGGACTGTGAGTAATCCGGGCGGATGTGAGGAGTTCGAGGAGATTACATTAACCGTATATCAACGGGCTACAGGAGGTTCTGTTACCTGTTTAGAAAGTCCAACAGCTAAGCTTGTCTGTAGCGGATCTGACATAACATTGCGAGCATCAGGATATATTCAAAAGATTATCCGGTGGGAAGTATCGACAGATGCAATTAACTGGACCCCTATTGACAATACTAGTGATATACTGGCCTATCCCAATATACAGCAAACGACTTACTTCCGGGTACAGGTGGGCGGTAAGGGATATGACCAGGGCTGTACCAATCTCGTTGCATCAGGCGTGCTCCAGGTGAAAGTTGATCTTCCCTCAATTGGAGGAACTATTTCGACTGCCGGTCCAACGGTTTACTGTATTGAGTCTTCAAGTCCGGGGATACTGATACTTAAAGATTACAGGGGTACCTCTATTCAGTGGGAAAAATCGGAGGATAACGGAGGTTCATGGAGCCTGATTAGTGGTGCTTCCGGAAATTCGTATGGATATAGTGCGTTATTAACAACAACTCAGTTCAGGGCTTTGGTAAAGAATGGTGAGTGCAGTGCTGAATATTCCGACCCCATTACAATTACCATCGATCCTAAGCCAACCACTGCAAATGCCGGTCCAGATGAAAAGTTGTGTTTGAATTCTGGTTTGACTTATCAATTAAACGGAAACCTTCCTGCAATAGGAACCGGAATCTGGACGCAACCACCCGGACAAACAGCAGTTATTGATAATCCGGGACTCAATAATACCACGGTTAGCAACCTGGAGAAAGGTAAACGATATACGTTTTTGTGGACTATAAATAATGGCACATGTGCCGGCAGCACATCCACGATGAATCTTGATGTGCTGGCTGATATTGTTAACTCTATAAAGTCAACTCGCCTTGTATCCTGTCCCGGCGAAGCGGTCACTCTTTCAACCGATCAGTTATCAGGAGGAGATGTTCCATCTTACGTTTCTGCAAGTTATTCGTATTCATGGGAATCATCTCCCGATAAAATTTCGTGGACTGTAATTCCTGGCGCTAATCAGGAGAATCTCACAGTAAACCCTGTTGTAACGACTTATTACAGGAGGACTGTAAAAAGTTACAATAGCTGTGACGTTACAAGTGAAGCGGTTGAGATATTTATTAATGCGATCACTCCATCCGCAGATGCAGGAGGAGATGTGATAATATGTGGTGAGACAAGTTATAAGTTAAATGGTAACGATCCGGGTGCCGGATTTACGGGAACATGGAAGGAGCAGTCGGGTAATTCTTTAACATTTACTCCCGACACGCATTCTCCGGATGCTGTGGTGGGTAATCTGCTGCCAGGCCAGACTTATCAGCTTGAGTGGCGGGTTGGGGGCCTAAGCCCATGCCCGGATAACACTTCGCTCAAAAGCATTGTTGTCAGGAAACCTGTGACAACCGCAGCTGTAGGGGCTACAGTCCGGATTTGCCTTCAGGAGGACGGTTCTAATAATCACGTAACGCTGTCGGGCAATGCGCCTGATGCCGCTAATGGCGAAACAGGTTTATGGACTCAGACATCGGGCGTGCCTGCTCATATTACAGATCCTTCATTATTTAATACGGAAGTTACAGGGCTGCTGCCAGGCTCTTACGTGTTTGAATGGGGAATAAAGAATGACGCAACTGTCGGAGATGCTGGTTGCAGAGAAAGTAAAGCGACGTTAACTATTGAAGTGACGGCCTATCCTGTTAAGGGATTAATTAGCAATGGTAATATCACCGTATGTAAGGGGAACGACCCCGGCTCACTTGATCTTACCGGATATTCTTCATCCGACCTGCTACAGTGGCAATCTTCAACAGATAGTATAACGTTTAACGACATTGCCGGCGCTAACGCACCCTCGTTTGCTCCTGGAAACATGGCCCAAACAAAGTGGTATCGCGTAAGAATATCTCAGGCTTCTGGATGCTTGAATTCAATATACACCGATAATATTAAGATCCGGGTGGATGAGCCATCCGAAGGCGGTATTACAACGGGCAGCGTGGCGAGGGTTTGTACAGGTGTCAACAGTGTCACCGTTTCTTTAAGCGGAGAGAAAGGAGATGTTGTGAGATGGGAGCAATCGGGTGATAACTTTAACACATGGATTCCTGTGTTATCAACATCCAAATCAGGTGTATTCCATAACCTTAATGCTGATACCTGGTTCAGGGCTATAGTCAGGAATGGAGCCTGCTCTGAAGTGCCATCCGCTGTAACCTATGTACAGGTGCTTCCGAATGTCACTACAGCTATTGCTGGAGATGATCAATATTTATGTAATGAAGCCAGTGCTACGCTGGACGGCAATATAGCAGTGAAGGGTACTGGAAGTTGGACGAAGATAAGCGGTCCGTCATGCCTCATTGAAGATCCGGCAGATCCTCATAGCAAAATAAGTGGTCTTACTGCAGGAACCTATATTTTCAAATGGTCTATAGAGAACGGAATCTGCGATGCAAGCACTGATACGATTACAATATACAATTACCCGGCTTTAACAAATGCCATTACGGGAAGCGTTACCACGTGTTCCGGGCAGACGGTACATATTACAGGCGGCTTACCAACGGGAGGCAATGGAGCGTATGCATACCAGTGGCAATGGAGTTCCGATAACATTAACTGGACAGACCTTCCCGGGGAAGTCAACAGGGAACTCACATCGGTATTTACTGCATCAACATGGTTAAGGAGAGTGGTAAAATCAGGACCGTGTTCCCTTGAAAGCAATACAGTGTACATCGCCGTTCAACCTCCTTTGGGCAATAATAGTATATCGTCAGATCAGGTATTATGTGCCGGCATGCCTTCTGTTCAGCTCGCAGGAAGCTTACCTACAGGGGGTGATGGAATCTTCTTTTATCAATGGCAGAAGAGTCTGGACGGAACGTCATGGTCGGATATTGCCGGAGCGGTTGCAGCTGTATTTGATCCGGGAACATTAGCAGAAACCACCCGGTTCCGGAGAATAGTTACAACATCACTTTGTAACGGAGATCAAAAGAGTATAAGTAATGAGGTTGGTATCACCGTGAATCCTTTGGCTAAGGCAGAATTTACAGCTGTCAGGTTGAAGTCGTGTATCCCATTTGATCTTAAACAAGTTATCACATTGATTCCTCACGACGACCGCGTAGCGACTTATCAATGGTATGTTAACGGGGTAAGTGTTGGATCGGGGAAGGATTTTCCGGGTTATATATTATATAACGATGGTGAATCGGCGACTGTGAAATTAGTGACCGACAGTAAGTTTGGTTGTGGCTCAGACAGCATGGAGCTTACTTTTGAAACAGTGAAAGACGTAACGGCTTCCTTTACCAAGGACAAGGTGGTAGGTTGCGGGCCGCTTTCTGTCAGCTTTAACAATACTTCCGCTCCTTTGAGTCGCGGAACCTATATATGGGATTTCGGGAATGGTATAACCTCTACGGATATTCATCCCGCAGCGATAACCTTCGAACCCAATCCGAATCATAGAGATACTACCTATGTTATTACATTAAAGGCGTCGACCGGATGTAAAGAGACTATTTTTACCGACTCTGTATTGGTACATCCATTGCCTTATGCGTTGTTTTCGCCGAATAAAACGTGGGGATGTTCTCCTTTCGAGGTAACTTTTAACAATCAGTCAAAGGCCGGTTCAAACAGTAAATATACTTTTGATTTTGGTGACGGCCAGACTCTCGTTAAGAATGACGTTTCGGATGTTACCCATACATTTTACACAACTAAAACCGATACGGTAACAGTAAGGCTCAAAGTAGAGAACGAGTGTGGGGTAGATTCAAATAGTTATAAGATAGTTGTTTATCCTAATACAGTCACGCCGCAGTTGATTATTGACGGTGACAGGAAATTTGGATGTGCCCCCCTTACCGTCCGGTTTGATAATCATTCTGAAGGGGCGAATTCTTTCTACTGGGATCTTAAGGATGGCAATACCTTTACCACGAAGTCTGCTCCTGAATCAATAACGCATACGTTTACGGTGCCGGGGACTTACGAAGTATCCTTGCTTGCAACAAATGGATGTTCTTCTGCAACAGATACAGAGATAATAACAGTGTATGCCCAGCCTAATGCTAATTTTAGATTTAACAATGGACAGTACTGTGTGAAGGATTCCGTGCAGTTTTTCAGTACACCGGAGACCTCGGCATCGTATCACTGGGATTTTGATGATGGTACCACTGCGAATACTGCTAATCCCCGACACGCATTTGCACGAGCAGGCAAGTATAACGTTAAACTGACAGTCCAGCAATCTCATCCCGACGGTTCAGTTTGCAGTAGTTTTACGACCCAGGAAATAGAGATTCTTCCTTTACCGGTGGCTTTGTTTACCAGTAATGCAACATCGCTCAACTGCGCACCATTCAAGCTGACGGTCTCTGCTACGCCGGCTAACGCCGCTTATGTGGAATGGAATTTTGGTGATCCTAATGGTAATGACAATATATTAACGGGGCATGTAGCTGAACACACTTTCCAGCTTCCCGGACTTTACAGGGTAAAGCAGGTGGCGTATAATGCATCGGGTTGTATGGATACCATTGTCAAAACGGTGAAAATCACAGAACGGCCTACGGCGAATTTTTCTGCTGCTGACACAATGTTCTGCGGAATGAGCGCTACGGTAAGTTTTGCAAACCAATCAACATACAGCGGAACAGACGCTGTTGTTTATAAATGGCTTGTCAATAACAGGCCAGTCTCCAGTCAAAAGAACTTTAGTTATCCGTTTGCAGTGCCGTCAGATGCAGTAATGCCTTATAAGTTTGACGTGAAACTGATAGCGGTCAGTACTTTGGGATGCCCGGATACAGTAACGCATACAATTCAATTCAACCCGCTTCCTAAAGCTGATTTCGATCTGAAAACGAATATTGCATGTACGCCATTTAAAGTTGAAATCGAAAATAAGTCAAGATATACTGATGAATACCTTTGGTACCTGGATGGACATCTGATTTCTATGGAGCAAAGTCCCTCAGATATTGTTTTAACAGGTGTAGGCAGGTCGTATAAACTAAAACTTAAAACCTTAAATAGTTATGGTTGCAAGGCCGACAGTATAGAAAAAACAATCAATACCTACGGCAGGCCAAAAGCTTTCTTTACTTTGAGCGATAGTGTAAGCTGTAATGGTAAGCTCGAAGTTGCGATTACGAATAGCAGTAACGGCGCGGTAAAATATGTGTGGGATTTTGGCGACAACAGCCCTTTGTCGAATGATGCAGCCCCTCAGCATCTTTACGGCGAACCAGGCATTTATAAACTGCGGTTAATCGCTTTAAATAGCTTCTGTAGTGATACGCTCACCAGGATGATCAGAATTTCCGGAAAGCCGCTGTCGGCGTTTGTACCGGATGTCAACCGAGGCTGTACACTGATAAATGTAGCATTTCGGAATATATCCGAAAATGCTCTTACTTATATATGGGATTTCGGCGATGGAACATACTCCTCAAGTAAAAATCCAGCTCATACTTTCTCCTATCTCAAATCACCCTATGTAGTTAAACTGGTTGTAAAAGGAGAGTATGGATGTGCTGATACCGCGATTACAACAATAAATGTTTCAGCGCCGCCCGTCGCCGATTTTACGGTGTTACCAGATAGTGTTATAAAGGTGCCGGAATACACCTTCTCATTTAAAAACAGGAGTGAGGGAACCGGATTAAAATATCAATGGTTTTTCGGCGACACGAAAGTATCTACAGAGGAAAACCCTGTTCACACTTACATCAACAACGGGTCGCACACAGTCAGGCTCATTGTAACCAACGCAGAAGGGTGTGCGGATACTCTTGTTAAGATTGTCAGGATAGACGGCGTACCGGGCACCTTATACGTTCCGAGTGGTTTTGAACCAGGCAGTTTAAACCCCAGCATCAAGACATTCATTCCAAAAGGCTCGGGTATTGCGAAGTATTCTTTGAAAATTTTTAACAAGTGGGGACGACTTGTATGGCAGAGTGATAAACTGACTGAAGACGGTAGTCCTGCCGAAGGGTGGGATGGTACAATAGATGGAGCTCCGGCATCGCAGGGAGTATATATCTGGGATATAAAAGCCTCGTTCCTTGACGGAAGTGAATGGAAGGGGATGAAATATGAACGGGGCTCAAAAAACACAGTGGGGCCGATAAATCTGATAAGATAG